ATTACCAACATTTACAGGTACGACGGTCTCTGTTTTTCTCAGAATCGTttagtcaaaaatcaaaatattataaatttttttttttgaaaagaaaatcaaaattgtAACATGAACACGTATTTTGTGCCTATAGTGAAAATTAGAAGAGTTATGAACACGTGTCAACTAATAGAAGTTACATATTTCACTGGGTAATCTAACCGTTGCAGAGATGTTTTTCTTCTTGCGGTTTCGAATATAACTTGGGGACGCATATTGAAGGAGTTTTTCATGTTGCTATGGACCGGAAAAAGCAGAAaatgattgccaaaacatggagACCTGTTTCTACTCAATCAAGGTCTAGTGAAGGTCGGTGTTTTTAACTTGTTAATATTTGATTGAATTGGATCAGTGGTTCTAGGTTGTTAAGCTTTCTCTACTTTCATGTTATCCAAATAATTCATAGATGATAGTGTTAAATCAGGATATATAATTATAAAGCAGTTGTAGATTTTTAGGTGTCTGATATTCTGTAGAATACACTGTAAAAGATTAATGTTGGAAATTCTAGGTGATGAGAAGCATAACCTTGGAGGTCAAGTGCAAGAAGTTAAATGCACCGTCTCTTCCTATGAGTCAACAGTTTTGGCAGAGGACAGTGGAGCTGAAGTAGTAAATGATGATGAACCACTTTCAGCAGCACAGAAGCATTCAGTTAAATTCGAGGTAATTTTTTTTGGTTGCTTGTAGGCAGAGGCGGATCCAAGATTTAAACTCTAGTCAACCTATAAGGTTCTTACCGTTGAActcattgtatttttaaaattatgggttcatatctactatttggTGAATATTAGTGGATTTTTTATGTTCCGCATCGAAAGTAAAGTAATGGGTTCAGGTGAACCCGGTGTCAGAAGGCTAGCTCTGCCCCTGCTTGTAGGTACAGCTACAGTTGATAATTCGACTAGCTTTTTTTGAGTTTTGGCTGTGATTCTTCACTTTGAGCTCATGGCACTTGTTATGAATGATTTTCATCATAAAATTAAGTGGTCTCCCAATAAAATTGCTTCCGATTTTCTCCTACCACTCGCATCTCATTTCCAAACATACCTGCAGGCAGGAGCTTCCTTGATGCGTTTCATCAGAGGGAAAGGGTATGACTTTCTGTGTGATTCTTGCTTACCCAAAAAACGAGGGCCTAATATGTTGCTTTGATATTCTGCATATAGGGGTGCAACACAGAGGACAATTGAAAAGGAAACGGGAGTTAAAATCATACTTCCATTATCGCGGAAAGAGGATTGTCTAAGTGGGTTGCTTTTCTATTTCGGGCTGATTTAGATTGATTCAGCTACTTTGCATTTGATTTAGTCGTTTGATTCAATCTAATGATTTGGTTAACCTGAATTTCTCTTCTGAAATGTACTGTATGATTTCTATGACCTACTTATGTTGTTCCTGGACCTGGGTATATTAGTTGATCATTCAACTACCTTAGATGAACTATATATTCTGCTCTATTTGGGCAATTCCATTCTAAGCTGTCTTTTAACACAACTTAGAGGTTCTTTATAACTGAAAACTCTCTAACTATCAGACTTATCCTAATGCGGACCTAATGTAGGTGTAACAACAATGATTAATGCGTAAATACGCTAGGTAGTATCAGCTGATAGACCCTATGTCTTGTGTTCTATTCTTAGCTACTGCATTGATTTTTAGAGATCATAGATCTTTTGAGATAACCTTCCTTCATGTGATTTTTGATCTATAAGTATTTTCAATCACCATAATGTTGCACCTACGAAGTAGTGCATTAGGATGTTTATGTGCTGAAGCAAAACCATCTTAGTTACCCTTCTCTCATTTCTTCTTTATGTGGATTGCTTGTATCTTCTGTCTGTTGCAGTTATTTGTAATCTTAATATTTGGTGATTCTACAGTTTTTTCTTTTCCGAAAATTCCAAGCTTAAGTCCATTCGTGTTTCCTGCCACAATTTGTTTGACCCAAAATTTTGGAAGCATGCTGTGATAATGTgctttgctcttttcttgtcatTGGTTGTGGTGATTGGCTTTTGGTCTCTCCTTTGTGATGTATTATTCTCAGTAAGTCTCCTAAATGGATTTGGAATCCACTTTTCTAAATGTTTTTGCTGCGTGTAACTTCCACCATAACTTGTTTCTTTCAGAGTGATTGGAcctttttaaattgttattgtATTGACCTATACTGAATATGGGGTCAATATTGAAATCCAAAATGTCTATGCttgattttttttcctatttttaataTAGTGTTACATATTGCAGTCATAGAAGGAAATTCTGCTGAAAGTGTGGGAAGAGCATCAGATAGAGTCCAAGCCATAATTGATGAGGTTAGCACCAACGTTTACTTTTGTCCGTGTTAGCAGTCAAATAAGGAAAAAAGAAATAGCATTGCATCTCTGTCAACTTCTCTAGAGCTTGTACCTATAATCTGTGGTAACATGTAATTATCTGTTTTTGCTcaaagattttttattttgattctCTTACTTTTACTTCTAAATGTTAATGCTATGATGATTAGTGATGTTGTTTAGCTGATGCATTATGGCACGAACACAAAAGACACAAGATATCTTACCGTATGTCATCCAGTGTCATTCCTTGCAACTCTTAGGAGCCTTTTCCTGTTTAAAGTTGGGTCCAGTTATCACCTGGTTTTGACCTTGAACCTTCGCATTTGAAGTTGCTTTTTCAATTAGCTTTtgggctctctctctctctctctctcacacacacacacacacacctgAAACTAATGTATTAACTGTCTACTGGAACTCTTAGCTTTCCTGGCACTTTCAAAATGATTAATAATTCAGAACTATGAAATAACATTCTTGTCTAATTTTATTTTATCTCTTAAGCAGCTTTATAGAATGCTCAAGTGTGATTCATTGTACTTGCTTGTCTTATGAGGAATCTTGCTCAAGAGTGATTCGTCATTCTTGCTTGTGTCATGAGGAATCTTACTATTTTCTTCATCTCGATTTTGATTGCATTGTGCTCATTAGTGTTATTTGCGCGTCTTTTTCTGTAGGCAGTTAAAAGCCGGAATCTTGATTACTCTCACTTTGTATCACTTCCATTGGCCATATACCCTGAACTGGTCAACAAGCTCATCAACTTTCAGAACTCGATTCTTGGAACTACCGAAGTTAACCAAGATGAAAATTTGGAATGTGATTCAAGTGGTAACACTTCTGATTCGGAAGGTGAGGAGCACTACTCGAGTAAACCACGGGTTGCAGTGGAAGTCAAGACTAAAGATTCTAATGATCATGTTAAAGTGGATATCACCAACATGCCACTCGTGAGTTACTCGCCTAAAGTGTCCAAGTCCTCTCCCTCAGAATCAAAGGCTTCTAAAGTGTTAGGTATAAGATCTATGTACTATGTTACTTTTATCAAAAGATGAAGAGAGAAATAGGATTCATGTACTATGTTGTTGCAAAAGATTTCTGTGGTGAAAATTCTTATCTCTGCATTTCCTTCTTATGTTTATGATAATATCTTTCCCTTTCAACCTAGAACAGGAGCTCATTGCTTCCTTCTTTATGTCTTAATCCCTGACAAAACCAATGAATTTTTTCCACTCAACAGATTTGGGAATTGAGAAGTCCATCTTTATTAAACCAAAAACATTCCACTTGACTGTGCTCATGCTGAAGCTTTGGAATAAGGACCGAATTAACGCTGCTTCTGAGGTTTTGCGGGTAAATTTCCAATTAGATGGCCATTTTCTTCCTTTGTAATATCTTTTTCTCTGTCTAACTcttcaaaataaaaacaaaataaaaaatcacgCTTCTTGTTGTGTTTCCAGAATGTCTCACCAAAAGTAATTGATGCTTTGGAGAGTCAACCTGTGTCTATAAGACTGAGGGGTTTGGTAAGTCTTTATCCAAGTTATACTATTATGCACTTCAGGCTGCTAGGTGATAACCATTGCACTTACTCTTTATGATccttattttttcaagtttattctTTATAATCTTTCACTTGTCTGTGAACATAAGGTAATAAGGTGTTGCTGGAATAATTTTATCTCCCTAGGTTATATCATCTCTTAAGCGAAGCTAATTTTTTTGGTACACAGAGCTGGTTAGCATGACAGTTTAACTGGCATGTGACCCTTCCCCTTGATATTTGTCTGTGGAGTTCAATTTGCTTTATCTGCTTGCTATCTATTTTGGATGAATCTTCTGTTACTAATCGGCATAAAAAATATAGGTTAACACTCAACAATAGGTAACTTATTATTGATTCGCATAAAAAGTTTGGACTAAAATCTGTAGAAACGCCTGAACGTTTTACTGAAGTTGTCAGTAAGTGCTGTTAAAAAAAAGATTATTCATGGGCGTGAGAAGTTGATTAAAATCTGTAGAAACCATTAAGCTTCTACGGAAGATTCATATAACCCTATTACAAAATTCAAATGTTTATATTTTGAAATCTCAAAAGACTTATAAGAAAAATTATCTGCCACTACTCATACCAGCTCATGTCAGTATAGGCTAAAAACCCAGAAAATGGAAGGATGCTGTAGATTGAGCAGAAGGTTTAATGTTGCTCTTGCTATAGCAAACATACTTCAATATTAATGGTTATCTTGATGCAGCAAACATACTTTGGATCTAGGATTTGTTAATCAAAGTATGAGAGGAGCGAAAGGAAACAAGGGAGGGATAGCCTAGTGATAAGGATTCTCCGCCTACTATATGATTAGTAGGAAAGGATCACTGTGGGGCTCCTATTTAGGGAAGGGGGTGGGCTCTACCATCTCTTGTTGAGATGGTGGAAAGTTCTTGAATGAACATTGATGGAAGACATCTAGAAGCATGTAGCCTTTCAGTGCTCACAATTTTAGTACCTTGAGCCTATGGCTGTCTAACGGGAGGGTAATACCCGAACCAGTACCGGTTCGATTGGGGATATGGATGGGGGATTTGGGTAAAGGGTAAGGGGACTGGGAGGGTACCGGAGAAAGTACCGGATTGGTAcccttaattttttattttttttttaatgtgGCTGTTTTTGCCCCGTTAGGCAATGGTTATTTTTTTAAACATAGCCGTTGGCAACGGCCAAAAACAGCTATTTTTGCCTCCCTAGCCCCCTAACACCCCCTACCCCCTAATTTATGTTTTTTAACCTCTAAGTTTGTTCAAATACATTATTTCCTATTTTAAAACTATAAGTACCCCATTTCATTCTTTCAATTTTCACACAAAACTCTCATATCTCTCGAATTCTCCATCTCTAAGGGTAATGCTAAGGACGGGGGTCCTTATTTTGAAacaaatcctttttttttctttccttttctggGCTAACTTATCTTTGCTTGGGAAATCCTTTGGTTTTCACCAAATGAATTTCCCAAATAAATCCTAACCAATACGAGTTTAGGCGTTACATACAAGAAACGTATATTCTTGCTTTTCAAGGTTTTTCTAGAACAACAGTTAGAAATAATGTTTGCAATGATGAGGGAAATGAAGACTTGCTAATATATTGGAAGAGAAGAAACTTTGGCCTTCCAAAAATAATTCAAGAAGACGATGGTGCCTATAATAAAATACTATCTACCGGAGACAGCGGGGACGCAGAAGAACAAGTGCTATCAATTTCAAGCGAAGAACCAATAGAAGTTATTGAAAAATTCCGTAAATTGTTCAAAAACaatatgtaattttatttttataagtatTGAAATAAAAGTATTAAATTCTTTTCATCCATTAAAGTTTgtttgtatttaaatataaatttttttaattttaatttaaaaatacccTAAGTATCCGTACTGCATCCTTAAGTATCCTCCCCTAGGACCGGTAGGGGTACTAGTAGGGTACCAGTAAAAGTACTCTTACCCCGTACCTTTAAATCCCCTTAATGAAAGCATCCTTAAGGAACCCCCGTTACCGGTACCCTCCCCTTAACCCTTAACCCTTAAGAACCCACCTTAGACAGGCCTTGAGCCTAAGATTATTGCAACAGTCATATAGGAAGTGTTTCATATGCTATTATAGAAAATAACATTTTTATAATATTTAAGTTCATAGGACGAAGATAATTTATATTTTGTTGTTTCGAGTATTAAACATTCTTTAAAATTTAACTTGCATTCTAATCTTTTACTTCAAAAGAAAAATGATAGATCTCATAATAGAGATATCTGAAATGTTTAAGTATAAGGTTCGAATACAAATTAAGTTATCACCTAATGTGCttgttccttttttctttttataagtAAACATGTTTTGAACGTGATACTCTATGTAACATTGACATGCACCACAAAATTTCAATAGTTTGATATGCAAAGTAAAATAATACGAATTAACTTTAATCAATTTAGTTTTACTTCTCTAGTAAGTTTTTGGCTTTTTCCTTTTCTGGAGAGTAATTGCCAGGCTTCGGACACAATGTGTTTACTTGCTCAGATATGCATATTTTCCGCTCAAATTTTATTGTACGGATTCTGATATCTATTTATTGTGCTATGTTAATATTTTGTGACAAAACGATAGTGCAATTGAAGAAGAAACATAGATCAGGTCTGCCTTGACCTTTTATGCTTAAATGGAAGAATTACAAACAAAAATGGAAACACGGGAAAGAAAGTGGAAATGTTAAATAGCAAATAGACTTCTGTACTTCTTAACCCAGGAACAAACAAATGGTAAATTTGTATTAGAgccttatttaaaaaaaaattgcattGGAGCCTTCAAATATGCTGCTGATAGCAATGTTGACTCACTTGGAATTAGGCGAAAGCAAATGAACGAAATGATAGGTAATGCAAAAGAAGAACATCTGCCTTATATTAAATTTAGagatttccttttctgtttcatGTGACACCAATCTCTTTTTATGGATGCTTCTTCAATTGGTTGGTCTCTGTGTGCATGCGCGCGCGTGTGAGAGAGTGAGAGAGTAAGAGAGAGACTACAAACCATGTAGATTTTTAGATGCTGGATATTTCTAGACAGTTGCTTCTAATAAGATTTCACAAGGTCACAATTTTTCTTGGCTGGAACTCAAATTTGTTCTTATCCTGCAGGAGTGCATGAGAGGTTCTCCTGCAAAAGCTCGTGTTGTATATGCTCCTGTGGAAGTAATCGGTGGTGAAGACCGACTTTTACGTGCCTGTCGTATCCATAATTTCTGGTGTCTTCTTCCCTCACCCTacctacttttttttttttttaaatttctctGCTATTTAAAAGGGAATTTAGTACCTGCTTTTGTTATCCTTAGCCTTTCTAGAGGTGATCACTAACGCGTTCACTGAAGCTGGTCTTGTTCTTGAAAAAGATGCAAACCAGAAGTTAAAGGTATAGGTTGCAAGGTGTTAATTCTTTCTCCCGGTTAATGTTGTTGGCAGTTTCTCTATTGTTTGTCCGGTAGGACTCTCTATTTCTGTTGATGCTCCGTTCAAATACTTTTACCATTCAATCTTGCTGCACTGCTGCTTCTTCCTTGCTTTTCCTTCCCCCATGACCCCTCCACTTTATTTTCTCAGAAAAACAATTTATTCATCGCAAACAAAGGCCTAAAAGCAGCACCTGGACTAGAATCTGTTAATACAGCCTGAACTGGTTCAAACCTGTTTTGAAAAGTAAAGCAGTTTCACTCGCTGCCAAGAGTCTATTCTGCATCCATTTTAATTCTGACACCTTTTTGAATTCAGCATTCTCGAACCCTAACTCATCTTCACCTCCTGCATTCCAACTTTATATGTCTGGAACTTGtttcttcagttgtattttgcTTGCTGATACTTTCTTGTGGTGTTCATTTGTTTTTGTTCTGGTATCAAGTTTTAAATACTTGAACATTATGCTTCGGCTCATTCAAGTATGTTTTCTCTTTTATGGTACTTTTAAGAATGGTTTGGCCCCCTTAAAACTTTTGTAGACTTGCACTTGATGCAAGTTACTTTTCTAGATGTATTCTATTGTCTTGCTGGTCTTTTCCCTTTACAAATTTAATACCAGAATGCATATAGGTTATCCATGAAACTGTCGTGGTGGAAATTGCTAAATTTGtgttctttttatttttgctatCTCCTTGATTTGAAAAGTTCCTGATAAACCTTTTATGCCCCTTCTACTACAGTTGCATGCCACTATCATGAATGCGCGACACAGAAAAAGGTGCCATTTTTTATTCTTTCGTTGCATAGTTTTGTTTATTTGCCGGCTTAAGGTCTCTATCATAATTCTAATAGTTGCATAACGCTCTTTGTCGTTAAGGGTGCCACTGACTTACTGTTCTCTAATTTGTAGCAAAACAAGATCAAGAAAAGCTGATTCCTTTGATGCACGAACAATTTTTGGTCAATATGGCTCAGAACAATGGGGAGAGTATCTTATCCGTGAAGCTCATCTTTCACAAAGGTTTGTGTTCGATGACAATGGCTATTACCATTGCTGTGCTTCCATCCCATTTCCTGAAGAGATGCAACTCGATTGAGTTTTAGAAGCCAGGTTTAATAGTTTGTCTTTTGCTGTTATTGGTAGTATTCTGTCATAGTTAGTTGTGTTGAATCTTCCATCATACTCTAGGCCGTTTGGTTGAAGCTGAGAGTTACTATTATTCTGTGTGCTACCAATGTAGACGACCTCTTTTTATTAACTCAATATCCTCTGTAGAATTCAAGAAATTCTTGTCCTGCATTAAGCAGTATGATGGAATTTGTTTGGTAGTTTGGACAATGATATTAGTCTCCTGACTAGCACTGCTGCCTGCTTTTTCATTTAATT
This sequence is a window from Nicotiana sylvestris chromosome 3, ASM39365v2, whole genome shotgun sequence. Protein-coding genes within it:
- the LOC104234651 gene encoding uncharacterized protein isoform X1 is translated as MLACSCRSFLRWPLTNYQHLQRCFSSCGFEYNLGTHIEGVFHVAMDRKKQKMIAKTWRPVSTQSRSSEGDEKHNLGGQVQEVKCTVSSYESTVLAEDSGAEVVNDDEPLSAAQKHSVKFEAGASLMRFIRGKGGATQRTIEKETGVKIILPLSRKEDCLIIEGNSAESVGRASDRVQAIIDEAVKSRNLDYSHFVSLPLAIYPELVNKLINFQNSILGTTEVNQDENLECDSSGNTSDSEGEEHYSSKPRVAVEVKTKDSNDHVKVDITNMPLVSYSPKVSKSSPSESKASKVLDLGIEKSIFIKPKTFHLTVLMLKLWNKDRINAASEVLRNVSPKVIDALESQPVSIRLRGLECMRGSPAKARVVYAPVEVIGGEDRLLRACQVITNAFTEAGLVLEKDANQKLKLHATIMNARHRKSKTRSRKADSFDARTIFGQYGSEQWGEYLIREAHLSQRFVFDDNGYYHCCASIPFPEEMQLD
- the LOC104234651 gene encoding uncharacterized protein isoform X2, with the translated sequence MLACSCRSFLRWPLTNYQHLQRCFSSCGFEYNLGTHIEGVFHVAMDRKKQKMIAKTWRPVSTQSRSSEGDEKHNLGGQVQEVKCTVSSYESTVLAEDSGAEVVNDDEPLSAAQKHSVKFEAGASLMRFIRGKGGATQRTIEKETGVKIILPLSRKEDCLIIEGNSAESVGRASDRVQAIIDEAVKSRNLDYSHFVSLPLAIYPELVNKLINFQNSILGTTEVNQDENLECDSSGNTSDSEGEEHYSSKPRVAVEVKTKDSNDHVKVDITNMPLVSYSPKVSKSSPSESKASKVLDLGIEKSIFIKPKTFHLTVLMLKLWNKDRINAASEVLRNVSPKVIDALESQPVSIRLRGLECMRGSPAKARVVYAPVEVIGGEDRLLRACLPDKPFMPLLLQLHATIMNARHRKSKTRSRKADSFDARTIFGQYGSEQWGEYLIREAHLSQRFVFDDNGYYHCCASIPFPEEMQLD
- the LOC104234651 gene encoding uncharacterized protein isoform X5 produces the protein MLACSCRSFLRWPLTNYQHLQRCFSSCGFEYNLGTHIEGVFHVAMDRKKQKMIAKTWRPVSTQSRSSEGDEKHNLGGQVQEVKCTVSSYESTVLAEDSGAEVVNDDEPLSAAQKHSVKFEAGASLMRFIRGKGGATQRTIEKETGVKIILPLSRKEDCLIIEGNSAESVGRASDRVQAIIDEAVKSRNLDYSHFVSLPLAIYPELVNKLINFQNSILGTTEVNQDENLECDSSGNTSDSEGEEHYSSKPRVAVEVKTKDSNDHVKVDITNMPLVSYSPKVSKSSPSESKASKVLDLGIEKSIFIKPKTFHLTVLMLKLWNKDRINAASEVLRNVSPKVIDALESQPVSIRLRGLECMRGSPAKARVVYAPVEVIGGEDRLLRACRIHNFCCMPLS
- the LOC104234651 gene encoding uncharacterized protein isoform X4; protein product: MLACSCRSFLRWPLTNYQHLQRCFSSCGFEYNLGTHIEGVFHVAMDRKKQKMIAKTWRPVSTQSRSSEGDEKHNLGGQVQEVKCTVSSYESTVLAEDSGAEVVNDDEPLSAAQKHSVKFEAGASLMRFIRGKGGATQRTIEKETGVKIILPLSRKEDCLIIEGNSAESVGRASDRVQAIIDEAVKSRNLDYSHFVSLPLAIYPELVNKLINFQNSILGTTEVNQDENLECDSSGNTSDSEGEEHYSSKPRVAVEVKTKDSNDHVKVDITNMPLVSYSPKVSKSSPSESKASKVLDLGIEKSIFIKPKTFHLTVLMLKLWNKDRINAASEVLRNVSPKVIDALESQPVSIRLRGLECMRGSPAKARVVYAPVEVIGGEDRLLRACQVITNAFTEAGLVLEKDANQKLKV
- the LOC104234651 gene encoding uncharacterized protein isoform X3, which encodes MDRKKQKMIAKTWRPVSTQSRSSEGDEKHNLGGQVQEVKCTVSSYESTVLAEDSGAEVVNDDEPLSAAQKHSVKFEAGASLMRFIRGKGGATQRTIEKETGVKIILPLSRKEDCLIIEGNSAESVGRASDRVQAIIDEAVKSRNLDYSHFVSLPLAIYPELVNKLINFQNSILGTTEVNQDENLECDSSGNTSDSEGEEHYSSKPRVAVEVKTKDSNDHVKVDITNMPLVSYSPKVSKSSPSESKASKVLDLGIEKSIFIKPKTFHLTVLMLKLWNKDRINAASEVLRNVSPKVIDALESQPVSIRLRGLECMRGSPAKARVVYAPVEVIGGEDRLLRACQVITNAFTEAGLVLEKDANQKLKLHATIMNARHRKSKTRSRKADSFDARTIFGQYGSEQWGEYLIREAHLSQRFVFDDNGYYHCCASIPFPEEMQLD